A window of the Bradyrhizobium ottawaense genome harbors these coding sequences:
- a CDS encoding MFS transporter, whose product MISNWLSAALARRNIHYGWAMVAVTFLTALITAGTVGAPGVFIVPLQKEFGWSTAEISSALSIRFILFGLMAPFAAALLNRYGLRNVTLSALLVVVSGLVASLAMTKVWHLMLLWGVVIGIGTGMTALVLGATIAARWFVARRGLVVGILTASVATGQLAFLPLLATLTDHYGWRIALGLVCVMLGVAAFAVLMIMRDRPSDLGLRPFGDEGTEPLPAPPPNNAPIVAAALGTLRDASKSSVFWVLFATFFICGASTNGLIQVHLIPMCLDYGIPQVQAASLLAAMGIFDFFGTIVSGWLSDRYDNRYLLFWYYGLRGLSLLFLPFTDFSFYGLSVFAMFYGLDWIATVPPTVRLTAQRFGPERANMVFGWIFAGHQLGAGTAAFGAGLSRTLLASYVPAFFVAGALCIVASLLVVTVSRPAPAPAPKPA is encoded by the coding sequence ATGATCTCGAACTGGCTGTCAGCCGCCCTCGCCCGCCGCAATATCCATTACGGCTGGGCGATGGTGGCCGTGACCTTCCTCACCGCCCTGATCACCGCGGGCACCGTCGGCGCGCCCGGCGTGTTCATCGTGCCGCTGCAGAAGGAATTCGGCTGGAGCACCGCGGAGATTTCCTCGGCGCTGTCGATCCGCTTCATCCTGTTCGGCCTGATGGCGCCGTTCGCCGCGGCGTTGCTGAACCGCTACGGCCTGCGCAACGTCACGCTGTCGGCGTTGCTGGTCGTGGTCTCCGGCCTCGTCGCCTCGCTGGCGATGACCAAGGTCTGGCACCTGATGCTGCTGTGGGGGGTGGTGATTGGTATCGGCACCGGCATGACCGCTTTGGTGCTGGGCGCCACGATCGCCGCGCGCTGGTTCGTGGCGCGGCGTGGCCTTGTGGTCGGCATTCTCACCGCCAGCGTCGCGACCGGGCAACTGGCGTTCCTGCCGCTGCTGGCGACACTCACCGATCATTATGGCTGGCGGATTGCACTCGGACTGGTCTGCGTCATGCTGGGCGTGGCGGCATTCGCCGTGCTCATGATCATGCGCGACCGGCCGAGCGATCTCGGCCTGCGGCCGTTTGGCGATGAAGGCACCGAGCCACTGCCGGCGCCACCGCCCAACAACGCACCGATCGTGGCGGCGGCCCTCGGCACGCTGCGCGATGCTTCGAAGTCGAGCGTGTTCTGGGTCCTGTTTGCGACGTTCTTCATTTGCGGCGCCAGCACCAACGGCCTGATCCAGGTCCATCTGATTCCGATGTGCCTCGACTACGGGATTCCGCAGGTGCAGGCGGCGAGCCTGCTCGCCGCGATGGGCATCTTCGATTTCTTCGGCACCATCGTCTCGGGCTGGCTGTCGGATCGCTACGACAACCGCTATCTGCTGTTCTGGTATTACGGCCTGCGCGGACTTTCGCTGCTGTTCCTGCCCTTCACCGATTTCTCGTTCTACGGACTGTCGGTGTTCGCGATGTTCTACGGTCTGGACTGGATCGCCACGGTGCCGCCGACGGTGCGGCTCACCGCACAGCGGTTCGGGCCCGAACGCGCCAACATGGTGTTCGGCTGGATTTTTGCGGGCCACCAGTTGGGCGCAGGCACTGCGGCCTTCGGCGCCGGGCTGTCGCGAACGCTGCTTGCGAGCTACGTGCCGGCCTTCTTCGTGGCCGGCGCGCTCTGCATCGTCGCCTCGCTGCTGGTGGTTACGGTTTCCCGGCCGGCGCCGGCGCCGGCGCCGAAACCGGCGTGA
- a CDS encoding IclR family transcriptional regulator, giving the protein MGRRSERLSKQGMLASDLAGEGDVIQVVSRAFDVLRCFEGHEARLGNLEISNRCGLPRSTVSRLTHTLTRMGQLVYLPRDQKYRIGPSAVAMSTSMMKGLQLRNLIRLRLQDVAEQLPGTVGFVIPDRFHLVYLEFARAANALGLHETTGSRIAMASTAAGHAYTAALDIDVGDALIAEMEREIPESAKLLKPRIEDNRRHLREHGYVVACGLWSPHINGLAVPLWSPQYQTYVVATIGLLSAMFDEKRLHREVAPPMRELAAAIGGLLEGADGDIFSSRLERKPLPVPTHKINNNKIIKTEETNELEAGTRRPRPARSVRARDGRR; this is encoded by the coding sequence ATGGGAAGACGCTCGGAACGGCTCAGCAAACAGGGAATGCTCGCCAGCGATCTGGCAGGCGAGGGCGACGTGATTCAGGTGGTATCGCGGGCCTTCGATGTCCTGCGCTGCTTCGAGGGTCATGAAGCCCGGCTCGGCAATCTCGAAATTTCCAATCGCTGCGGCCTGCCGCGCTCGACGGTGTCGCGGCTGACGCACACGCTGACGCGGATGGGGCAACTCGTCTATCTGCCGCGCGACCAGAAATATCGCATCGGACCGAGCGCGGTGGCGATGAGCACCTCTATGATGAAGGGGCTGCAGCTTCGCAACCTGATCCGGCTGCGGCTGCAGGATGTCGCCGAGCAATTGCCGGGCACGGTCGGCTTCGTCATCCCCGATCGCTTTCATCTGGTCTATCTCGAATTCGCGCGCGCGGCGAACGCGCTCGGCCTGCACGAGACCACCGGTAGCCGCATCGCGATGGCGAGCACGGCGGCGGGCCATGCCTATACCGCCGCACTCGATATCGACGTCGGCGATGCCTTGATCGCGGAGATGGAGCGCGAGATCCCGGAAAGCGCCAAGCTGTTGAAGCCGCGCATCGAGGACAACCGCCGTCACTTGCGCGAACACGGCTATGTCGTGGCTTGCGGCCTGTGGAGCCCGCACATCAACGGGCTCGCGGTGCCGCTGTGGTCGCCGCAATACCAGACCTATGTGGTGGCGACGATCGGGCTTCTCTCCGCGATGTTCGACGAGAAGCGGCTGCACCGCGAAGTGGCGCCGCCGATGCGCGAACTGGCGGCTGCGATCGGCGGCCTGCTCGAAGGCGCCGACGGCGACATCTTCTCGAGCCGGCTGGAACGAAAGCCGCTTCCGGTGCCGACCCATAAGATCAACAACAATAAAATCATAAAAACGGAGGAGACGAATGAACTGGAAGCCGGAACTCGACGACCTCGCCCGGCGCGAAGCGTTCGCGCGCGAGATGGGAGGCGTTGA
- a CDS encoding enoyl-CoA hydratase has product MEVLNPHCGVHRDARGVVRLTICNAGSLNILSSAVTNGVREGFEKLAKDPDIRAVILAGQSEKSMIGGADIKEMAKLDQKSAEAFITQLRDLCEAVRKFPAPVIARLPGWCLGGGLEVAAACDFRIAAHDAMFGMPEVRVGIPSVIHAALLPRLIGWGRARWLVMTAENIDAPTALAWGLVDKVAPQGGLDAAVEHTVKALLECGPQALRSQKALLRQWEELPLTESVNLSVGVFGQSYLTGEPQRLMQGFLDRKR; this is encoded by the coding sequence ATGGAAGTGCTCAATCCCCATTGCGGCGTCCACCGCGACGCCAGAGGCGTCGTTCGCCTGACGATTTGCAACGCCGGCTCGCTCAACATTCTCTCCTCCGCCGTCACCAATGGCGTGCGTGAAGGGTTCGAGAAGCTCGCCAAGGACCCCGATATCCGTGCCGTGATCCTGGCCGGCCAGAGCGAAAAGAGCATGATCGGCGGCGCCGACATCAAGGAAATGGCGAAGCTCGACCAGAAATCCGCCGAAGCCTTCATCACCCAGCTGCGCGATCTCTGCGAAGCCGTGCGCAAGTTCCCCGCGCCAGTGATCGCCCGCCTGCCCGGCTGGTGCCTCGGCGGTGGGTTGGAAGTCGCCGCCGCCTGCGATTTCCGGATCGCGGCGCACGACGCCATGTTCGGGATGCCGGAAGTACGTGTCGGCATCCCCTCGGTGATCCACGCCGCCCTGCTGCCGCGGCTGATCGGCTGGGGCCGCGCCCGCTGGCTGGTGATGACGGCGGAAAATATCGACGCGCCGACCGCGCTCGCCTGGGGGCTGGTCGACAAGGTCGCGCCGCAAGGCGGCCTCGATGCCGCGGTCGAGCACACGGTCAAGGCGCTGCTCGAATGCGGCCCGCAGGCGCTGCGATCGCAGAAGGCGCTGCTGCGGCAATGGGAAGAGCTGCCGCTGACGGAATCTGTCAATCTGAGCGTCGGCGTGTTCGGGCAATCCTACCTGACCGGCGAGCCGCAGCGGCTGATGCAGGGATTTTTGGACCGCAAGCGGTGA
- a CDS encoding isobutyryl-CoA dehydrogenase, protein MMFALNEDQVAVRDMAREFAAEKIAPHALRWDEEKHFPVDVMREAAKLGMGGIYIRDDVGGSGMTRFDAALIFEALAQGCPTVSAFISIHNMASWMIDAFGNDTQRQKWLPKLCTMEYLASYCLTEPGSGSDAAALRSRAVRDGDHYVLNGQKQFISGAGGGDLYVVMVRTGADGPGGISTLVVPADTPGVSLGANERKMGWNAQPTRAVIFENARVPVENRLGEEGIGFKIAMAGLDGGRINIAACSLGGAQCALEKSLAYMKERKAFGKRLDEFQALQFRLADMATELEAARTFVWRAAAALDRKDADATMLCAMAKRFGTDVGFEVANQALQLHGGYGYLSEYGIEKIVRDLRVHQILEGTNEIMRLIVSRKLIEGAR, encoded by the coding sequence GTGATGTTCGCTCTCAACGAGGACCAGGTTGCGGTTCGCGATATGGCGCGGGAATTCGCCGCGGAAAAAATCGCGCCGCATGCGCTGCGCTGGGACGAGGAGAAGCATTTCCCCGTCGACGTGATGCGGGAAGCCGCCAAGCTCGGCATGGGCGGCATCTATATCCGCGACGACGTCGGCGGCTCGGGGATGACGCGGTTCGACGCCGCGCTGATCTTCGAGGCGCTGGCGCAGGGCTGTCCGACGGTGTCGGCGTTCATCTCGATCCACAACATGGCATCGTGGATGATCGACGCCTTCGGCAATGACACCCAGCGCCAGAAGTGGCTGCCAAAGCTCTGCACCATGGAGTATCTGGCGAGCTATTGCCTGACCGAGCCGGGCTCCGGCTCGGATGCGGCGGCGCTGCGCAGCCGCGCGGTGCGCGACGGCGATCACTACGTGCTCAACGGCCAGAAGCAGTTCATCTCCGGCGCCGGTGGCGGCGACCTCTATGTCGTGATGGTGCGGACCGGCGCCGACGGCCCCGGCGGCATCTCGACCTTGGTAGTCCCGGCGGATACGCCCGGCGTCTCGCTCGGCGCCAACGAACGCAAGATGGGCTGGAACGCGCAGCCGACCCGCGCCGTGATTTTCGAGAATGCCCGCGTACCCGTCGAAAATCGCCTCGGCGAGGAGGGCATCGGCTTCAAGATCGCGATGGCCGGCCTCGACGGCGGCCGCATCAACATCGCCGCGTGCTCGCTCGGCGGCGCGCAATGCGCGCTGGAAAAATCGCTGGCCTACATGAAGGAGCGCAAGGCGTTCGGCAAGCGGCTCGACGAATTCCAGGCGCTGCAGTTCCGTCTCGCCGACATGGCGACCGAGCTGGAAGCGGCGCGGACATTTGTGTGGCGCGCGGCGGCAGCCCTCGACCGCAAGGATGCGGACGCGACCATGCTGTGCGCGATGGCCAAACGCTTCGGCACCGACGTCGGCTTCGAGGTCGCCAACCAGGCGCTGCAGCTTCACGGCGGTTACGGCTACCTCAGCGAATACGGCATCGAGAAGATCGTGCGCGATCTGCGCGTGCATCAGATCCTGGAAGGAACCAACGAAATCATGCGGCTGATCGTTTCGCGCAAGTTGATCGAGGGCGCCCGATGA
- a CDS encoding LysR family transcriptional regulator, whose product MLDQGGKTQGTNTLDWDDFRFVLAIVRGGSVSAAAKQLGVDHATVIRRVDRLERHLSAKLFDRRKTGYLLTEAGQRVADSAEAMESTIVANQEAVGGSRAHLTGTVRIGAPDGFGSHFLASRLLKFTERYPDLDLQLVATARLFSLSKREADIAISLTMPKEGRIVGRKLLDYSLGLYAAPAYLDRAPAIKSRSDLPGHRFVGYIDELLFTPELDYLPQVSPKISAKFRSANLIAQLNATIAGFGIAVLPHFMATAHPELRPVLPDEITISRTFWLLMHADSKDLARIRAVADYIYETVEAERALFSGK is encoded by the coding sequence ATGCTGGATCAAGGCGGCAAGACCCAAGGCACTAATACCCTCGACTGGGACGACTTCCGTTTCGTGCTCGCCATCGTGCGCGGCGGATCGGTCTCGGCTGCCGCAAAACAGCTCGGGGTCGATCATGCCACAGTGATCCGGCGTGTCGACCGGCTGGAACGGCATCTCTCGGCAAAACTGTTTGATCGGCGCAAGACCGGCTATCTCCTGACCGAAGCCGGCCAGCGCGTCGCGGACAGCGCGGAAGCAATGGAATCGACCATCGTTGCCAACCAGGAGGCGGTCGGCGGCTCGCGCGCGCATCTGACCGGCACGGTCCGGATTGGCGCTCCCGACGGTTTTGGCAGCCACTTCCTGGCCTCGCGGCTGCTGAAATTCACCGAACGGTATCCCGATCTCGATCTTCAACTGGTCGCGACCGCACGGCTGTTCAGCCTCTCGAAGCGCGAGGCCGATATTGCGATCAGCCTGACCATGCCGAAGGAAGGCCGGATCGTCGGGCGCAAGCTGCTCGATTACAGCCTCGGGCTCTATGCCGCCCCCGCCTATCTCGACCGCGCGCCCGCGATCAAAAGCCGGAGCGACCTGCCCGGGCATCGCTTCGTCGGCTATATCGACGAACTGCTGTTCACGCCGGAACTGGACTACCTGCCGCAGGTCTCGCCGAAGATCTCCGCCAAGTTCCGCAGCGCCAACCTGATCGCACAGCTCAACGCCACCATCGCGGGCTTCGGCATCGCGGTGCTGCCGCACTTCATGGCGACGGCGCATCCCGAACTGCGGCCGGTGCTGCCGGATGAGATCACGATCTCGCGCACGTTCTGGCTCTTGATGCACGCCGACAGCAAGGATCTGGCCCGCATTCGTGCGGTCGCGGATTACATCTACGAGACGGTGGAAGCCGAACGGGCGCTGTTCAGCGGCAAGTAG
- a CDS encoding CoA-acylating methylmalonate-semialdehyde dehydrogenase: protein MRSIGHFIGGKEVKGTSGRTADVFEPMTGDVQAKVALASKAELRAAVENAKAAQVEWANTNPQRRARVMMRFLELAQRDYDKLADCLAREHGKTVPDAKGDIQRGLEVVEFACGIPHLMKGEYTEGAGPGIDIYSMRQPLGVVAGITPFNFPAMIPMWKFAPAIACGNAFILKPSERDPGVPMMLAALMIEAGLPPGILNVVNGDKEAVDAILDDPDIKAVGFVGSSPIAQYIYERAAATGKRAQCFGGAKNHAVIMPDADMDQTVDALIGAGYGSAGERCMAISVAVPVGKTTADRLMEKLIPRVESLKIGTSIDPSADYGPLVTKEALNRVRNYVDIGIKEGATLAVDGRGFKMQGYENGFYMGGCLFDNVTKDMRIYKEEIFGPVLSVVRAHDYNEALALPSDHDYGNGVAIFTRDGDAARDFAAKVNVGMVGINVPIPVPIAYYTFGGWKKSGFGDLNQHGPDSIRFYTKTKTITSRWPSGVKEGAEFSIPTMN from the coding sequence ATGCGTTCCATCGGGCATTTCATCGGCGGCAAGGAAGTTAAGGGCACGTCGGGCCGCACGGCCGACGTTTTCGAACCGATGACCGGCGACGTTCAGGCCAAGGTGGCGCTGGCGTCGAAGGCCGAGCTTCGCGCCGCGGTCGAGAACGCCAAGGCGGCGCAGGTCGAGTGGGCCAACACCAATCCGCAGCGCCGCGCCCGCGTCATGATGAGGTTCCTCGAACTGGCGCAGCGCGACTACGACAAGCTCGCCGATTGCCTGGCGCGCGAACACGGCAAGACCGTTCCCGACGCCAAGGGCGACATCCAGCGCGGCCTCGAAGTGGTCGAGTTCGCTTGCGGCATCCCGCATTTGATGAAAGGCGAATACACCGAAGGCGCCGGCCCCGGCATCGACATCTATTCGATGCGGCAACCGCTCGGCGTCGTCGCCGGCATCACCCCGTTCAATTTCCCGGCGATGATCCCGATGTGGAAATTCGCGCCCGCAATCGCCTGCGGCAACGCGTTCATCCTCAAGCCCAGCGAGCGCGATCCCGGTGTGCCGATGATGCTGGCCGCGCTGATGATCGAGGCGGGCCTGCCGCCCGGCATCCTCAACGTCGTCAACGGCGACAAGGAAGCGGTCGACGCCATCCTCGACGATCCCGATATCAAGGCGGTCGGCTTCGTCGGTTCCTCGCCGATCGCGCAATACATCTATGAGCGCGCCGCCGCGACCGGCAAACGTGCGCAGTGTTTTGGCGGCGCCAAGAACCACGCCGTCATCATGCCGGATGCCGACATGGACCAGACCGTGGACGCGCTGATCGGCGCCGGCTACGGCTCGGCCGGCGAACGCTGCATGGCGATCTCGGTCGCGGTGCCCGTCGGCAAGACCACCGCCGACCGGCTGATGGAAAAGCTGATCCCGCGCGTCGAGTCCTTGAAGATCGGCACCTCGATCGATCCGTCCGCTGATTACGGCCCGCTGGTGACGAAGGAGGCGCTCAACCGCGTCAGGAACTATGTCGACATCGGCATCAAGGAAGGCGCCACGCTCGCGGTCGACGGCCGCGGCTTCAAGATGCAGGGCTACGAGAACGGCTTCTACATGGGCGGCTGCCTGTTCGACAACGTCACCAAGGACATGCGGATCTACAAGGAAGAGATTTTTGGGCCCGTGCTCTCGGTGGTGCGCGCCCACGATTACAATGAAGCGCTGGCGCTGCCGTCGGACCACGACTATGGCAACGGCGTTGCGATCTTCACCCGCGACGGCGACGCCGCGCGCGATTTCGCCGCCAAGGTCAATGTCGGCATGGTCGGCATCAACGTGCCGATCCCGGTGCCGATTGCGTATTACACCTTCGGCGGCTGGAAGAAGTCGGGCTTCGGCGATCTCAACCAGCACGGCCCGGATTCGATCCGCTTCTACACCAAGACCAAGACCATCACCTCGCGCTGGCCGTCCGGCGTCAAGGAAGGCGCGGAGTTCTCGATCCCGACGATGAACTAG
- a CDS encoding acetyl-CoA C-acyltransferase: protein MTTTSDPVVILSAARTPLGRFMGDLAPLSAHKLGSHVIGAALERAKLAPERIDEVFMGNVLPAGQGQAPARQAARGAKLPDATGATTINKVCGSGMKATMLAHDIINAGSANIVVSGGMESMSNAPYLLAKARSGYRAGHDRIIDHMMMDGLEDAYETGRSMGDFGEATAEAYQFTRADQDAYAMETLTRARKAVEGGAFRAEIVPITLTEKAGPRIIANDEHPLKVDPAKIPGLKAAFRANGTITPAASSANADGAAALILAKRSLVDREGLPALAAIKGHATHSQEPQWFTTAPIPAIRKLLDKVGWNVGDVDLFEINEAFAVVAMAAQKDLGIPREKLNVNGGACALGHPIGATGARLIVTLLHALEAQNLKRGVAALCIGGGEATAIAVERIVH, encoded by the coding sequence ATGACCACCACTTCCGATCCCGTCGTCATCCTTTCCGCCGCCCGCACGCCTTTGGGCCGCTTCATGGGCGATCTCGCGCCGCTCAGCGCCCACAAGCTCGGTTCCCACGTCATTGGTGCCGCACTGGAGCGGGCCAAACTGGCCCCCGAGCGGATCGACGAGGTCTTTATGGGCAACGTGCTGCCGGCCGGACAGGGCCAGGCGCCGGCCCGACAGGCGGCGCGCGGCGCCAAATTGCCGGATGCCACCGGCGCCACCACCATCAACAAGGTCTGCGGCTCCGGCATGAAGGCGACGATGCTGGCCCACGACATCATCAACGCGGGTTCTGCCAACATCGTGGTGTCCGGCGGCATGGAGAGCATGTCGAATGCGCCCTATCTGCTGGCGAAGGCGCGATCGGGCTACCGCGCCGGTCACGATCGCATCATCGACCACATGATGATGGACGGGCTGGAGGACGCCTATGAGACTGGCCGCTCGATGGGCGATTTCGGCGAAGCCACCGCGGAGGCCTATCAGTTCACCCGTGCGGACCAGGACGCCTATGCGATGGAAACGCTGACCCGGGCGCGCAAGGCGGTCGAGGGCGGGGCGTTCCGGGCCGAGATCGTGCCGATCACGCTCACCGAAAAGGCCGGGCCGCGCATCATCGCCAATGACGAGCATCCGCTGAAGGTCGACCCCGCCAAGATTCCGGGGTTGAAGGCGGCGTTCCGGGCTAACGGCACGATTACGCCGGCCGCGTCCTCCGCCAATGCCGACGGCGCCGCCGCGCTGATCCTCGCAAAACGCTCGCTGGTCGATCGCGAGGGCCTGCCGGCATTGGCCGCAATCAAGGGCCACGCCACCCACAGCCAGGAACCTCAGTGGTTCACCACCGCGCCGATCCCGGCGATCCGCAAGCTGCTCGACAAGGTCGGCTGGAACGTCGGCGACGTCGATCTGTTCGAGATCAACGAGGCCTTCGCCGTGGTGGCGATGGCGGCGCAGAAGGATCTCGGCATTCCCAGGGAGAAGCTGAACGTCAATGGCGGCGCCTGTGCGCTCGGCCACCCCATCGGCGCCACCGGTGCCCGCCTGATCGTGACACTGCTGCATGCGCTGGAAGCACAGAACCTGAAGCGCGGCGTCGCCGCGCTCTGTATCGGCGGTGGCGAGGCGACCGCGATTGCGGTTGAGCGGATCGTACACTGA
- a CDS encoding PaaI family thioesterase codes for MTATVSADLFSPDKRRERIVDWQAPGPVAKAAAGMSGLEAMCAIRDGLLPPPPMARLVDFQMRVAEPGRIVMELEPHESLENTIGLLHGATAAALLDTTMGCAISTMLPAGQGAVTLDLKLTYLRPLSVRSGTISAEGKVIKLGRQTSYTEGFVRDGSGNLAVHATATFSMIGGVEK; via the coding sequence ATGACTGCAACCGTTTCAGCCGATCTGTTCTCGCCCGACAAGCGCCGGGAGCGGATAGTGGACTGGCAGGCGCCGGGACCGGTGGCGAAGGCTGCAGCCGGAATGTCGGGCCTGGAGGCGATGTGCGCGATCCGCGACGGCCTGCTCCCGCCGCCGCCGATGGCCCGGTTGGTGGATTTCCAGATGCGCGTCGCCGAACCGGGCCGGATCGTGATGGAACTCGAGCCGCATGAGAGCTTGGAAAATACCATCGGACTGTTGCACGGGGCGACCGCGGCGGCGCTGCTGGATACCACCATGGGTTGTGCGATCTCGACCATGCTGCCGGCGGGGCAAGGTGCGGTTACGCTCGACCTCAAGCTGACCTATCTGCGGCCATTGTCGGTACGTTCGGGCACCATCTCGGCCGAAGGCAAGGTGATCAAGCTCGGCCGCCAGACCAGCTACACCGAAGGCTTCGTCCGCGACGGTTCCGGGAATCTTGCGGTGCACGCAACCGCAACCTTTTCCATGATCGGTGGGGTGGAAAAGTGA
- a CDS encoding TetR/AcrR family transcriptional regulator — MRYSKEHKQETHARIVKKASVRLREKGAHGIGVADLMKEAGLTHGGFYAHFDSREALVIEAFTYAMDRANERWRKVAEQTPPEKRLATIVESYLTTVHRDDPGHGCAVPTLGAEIARESPKTRKAFAGKLEQMIDMMADQILDVPRKTARKQAMAALATMMGTLVLSRIAGTGEFSDEILTSGREAVLDRAASAKPVAKKARAKAH, encoded by the coding sequence ATGCGCTATTCGAAAGAGCACAAGCAGGAGACCCACGCCCGGATCGTGAAGAAGGCCTCGGTGCGGCTTCGCGAAAAGGGCGCGCATGGCATCGGCGTCGCCGACCTGATGAAGGAGGCCGGCCTGACCCATGGCGGCTTCTACGCGCATTTCGACTCGCGCGAGGCGCTGGTGATCGAGGCCTTTACCTATGCGATGGACCGCGCCAACGAGCGCTGGCGCAAGGTCGCCGAACAGACGCCGCCGGAAAAGCGTCTCGCCACCATCGTCGAGAGCTATCTGACAACCGTTCACCGCGACGACCCCGGCCATGGCTGCGCGGTGCCGACGCTCGGCGCCGAGATCGCGCGCGAGAGCCCGAAGACGCGCAAGGCCTTTGCCGGCAAGCTGGAACAGATGATCGACATGATGGCCGATCAGATTCTCGACGTGCCGCGCAAGACCGCGCGCAAGCAGGCGATGGCGGCACTGGCCACCATGATGGGCACGCTGGTGCTGTCGCGCATTGCAGGCACAGGCGAGTTTTCCGACGAGATTTTGACGTCGGGACGCGAAGCGGTGCTAGACCGCGCAGCCTCTGCCAAGCCGGTGGCGAAGAAGGCGCGCGCGAAGGCGCATTGA
- a CDS encoding acyl-CoA carboxylase subunit beta codes for MNWKPELDDLARREAFAREMGGVDKVKRQHDQGRLTVRERIDKLVDPKSFHEVGAVSGVGEYDENNELKHLTPANCVFGRGKIDGRTVVVVGDDFTVRGGSADASISTKPLMAEEMAHDFRLPMIRVIEGSGGGGSVKTIETRGAANLPGGVGGTRAYWFTTANMARVPVVGLGLGSVAGLGAARLAASHYSIMTRSSAMFVAGPPVVKRLGQDLTKQELGGADIQTRAGGVDDAVDTEEEAFVRARRFLSYLPSSVFDLPPTTPCSDDPERAEESLMKAVPRNRRQVYKMRPIIDAVVDKGSFFEVNANFGRPVITGLARLEGRAVMVLASDPFHYGGSWTADACDKVIRWVDFAETFHLPVVYLMDCPGFMIGLEAEKSATIRHGVRAMAAVNQSTVPWCTIIVRNAFGVAGVVHQPANRYSMRYAWPSAYWGSLPLEGGIEAAYRADIDAAGDPALKLKEIEDRLNKLRSPFRSAEKFWVEEVIDPRKTRSLLCEFARLAEPIRTAGPSTSMTIRP; via the coding sequence ATGAACTGGAAGCCGGAACTCGACGACCTCGCCCGGCGCGAAGCGTTCGCGCGCGAGATGGGAGGCGTTGACAAGGTCAAGCGTCAGCATGACCAGGGCCGGCTCACCGTTCGCGAGCGCATCGACAAACTGGTCGATCCAAAAAGCTTCCACGAGGTCGGCGCGGTCTCCGGCGTCGGCGAATACGACGAAAACAACGAACTCAAGCATCTGACACCGGCGAACTGCGTGTTCGGCCGCGGCAAGATCGACGGCCGCACCGTGGTCGTGGTCGGCGACGACTTCACCGTGCGCGGCGGCTCGGCCGATGCCTCGATCTCGACGAAGCCGCTGATGGCCGAGGAGATGGCACATGATTTCCGCCTGCCGATGATCCGCGTGATCGAAGGTTCCGGCGGCGGCGGTTCGGTCAAGACCATCGAAACCCGGGGGGCGGCCAATCTGCCGGGCGGCGTCGGCGGCACGCGGGCGTACTGGTTCACGACGGCGAACATGGCGCGGGTGCCGGTGGTCGGTCTTGGCCTCGGTTCGGTCGCGGGCCTTGGCGCCGCACGGCTGGCGGCCAGTCATTACTCGATCATGACCCGGAGCTCGGCGATGTTCGTCGCGGGTCCGCCGGTGGTGAAGCGCCTCGGTCAGGATTTGACGAAACAGGAACTCGGCGGCGCCGATATCCAGACCCGTGCCGGCGGCGTTGACGATGCCGTCGACACCGAGGAGGAGGCGTTCGTGCGCGCGCGGCGATTCCTGTCCTACCTCCCATCCTCGGTGTTCGACCTGCCGCCGACCACGCCGTGCAGCGACGATCCGGAACGGGCGGAGGAATCGCTGATGAAGGCGGTGCCGCGCAACCGCCGCCAAGTCTACAAGATGCGCCCGATCATCGACGCTGTCGTCGACAAGGGCTCGTTCTTCGAGGTCAACGCCAATTTCGGCCGTCCGGTGATCACCGGGCTTGCGCGCCTTGAAGGCCGCGCGGTGATGGTGCTCGCCAGCGATCCCTTTCATTACGGCGGCTCGTGGACGGCGGACGCCTGCGACAAGGTGATCCGCTGGGTCGACTTCGCTGAAACCTTCCATCTGCCGGTCGTCTATCTGATGGATTGCCCGGGCTTCATGATCGGGCTCGAGGCCGAGAAGTCGGCGACCATCCGCCATGGCGTGCGGGCGATGGCCGCCGTCAACCAGAGCACCGTTCCCTGGTGCACCATCATCGTGCGCAACGCCTTTGGCGTCGCCGGCGTCGTGCACCAGCCGGCCAACCGCTATTCGATGCGCTATGCGTGGCCGTCCGCCTATTGGGGCTCGCTGCCGCTGGAAGGCGGCATCGAGGCCGCCTATCGCGCCGACATCGACGCCGCCGGCGATCCCGCACTGAAGCTGAAGGAGATCGAGGATCGCCTCAACAAGCTGCGTTCGCCGTTCCGCTCGGCCGAAAAATTCTGGGTCGAGGAAGTGATCGATCCCCGCAAGACGCGCTCGCTGCTGTGCGAATTCGCGCGGCTCGCCGAGCCGATCCGCACGGCGGGGCCTTCGACCAGCATGACGATCCGGCCGTAG